One window of Streptomyces sp. FIT100 genomic DNA carries:
- a CDS encoding DUF2470 domain-containing protein yields the protein MAERVRTLVEYNASVSLTLPGARDHGPGFWEPAARTVTPEGDVVLLVPWDSPTARAAAYAQDDDLTCVMEITDVAPVAMRQRIRGRAWLAGWLTAVRNEDRDRCVELLAERHPVQAVLESDGDRPAWMPVRLEVGEISVDDLWGTGCVEPEELARTEPDPIARHEAELLQHLHSAHSDQVRGLCTLLGDRAAGAEVHAAVRDVVPVALDRFGLRVRLTEADRRTFDARFDFPEPVRDTGELRHAMHTLFAAAMG from the coding sequence ATGGCCGAGCGCGTACGAACCCTCGTTGAGTACAACGCCTCAGTATCCCTCACGCTGCCGGGTGCTCGCGACCACGGTCCCGGCTTCTGGGAGCCCGCCGCCCGCACCGTCACCCCCGAGGGTGACGTCGTGCTGCTTGTCCCGTGGGATTCTCCCACCGCCAGGGCCGCCGCCTACGCCCAGGACGACGACCTGACCTGCGTGATGGAGATCACGGACGTCGCCCCGGTCGCCATGCGCCAGCGGATCCGCGGCCGGGCCTGGCTGGCCGGCTGGCTCACGGCCGTGCGCAACGAGGACCGCGACCGCTGCGTCGAACTGCTCGCGGAGCGGCACCCCGTGCAGGCGGTGCTGGAGAGCGACGGCGACCGGCCCGCGTGGATGCCGGTACGGCTGGAGGTCGGCGAGATCTCCGTCGACGATCTGTGGGGCACCGGCTGCGTGGAGCCCGAGGAACTGGCCCGTACGGAGCCGGATCCGATCGCGCGGCACGAGGCCGAGCTGCTCCAGCACCTGCACTCCGCACACAGCGACCAGGTGCGCGGACTGTGCACGCTGCTCGGCGACCGGGCCGCCGGGGCCGAGGTCCACGCGGCGGTGCGCGACGTGGTGCCGGTGGCGCTGGACCGATTCGGATTGCGGGTGCGCCTCACCGAGGCCGACCGGCGGACGTTCGACGCGCGCTTCGACTTCCCCGAGCCGGTGCGGGACACGGGAGAGCTGCGGCACGCGATGCACACGCTCTTCGCGGCGGCGATGGGCTGA
- a CDS encoding replication-associated recombination protein A, protein MEPDLFTAAAEERQEKDPSASPLAVRMRPRTLDEVVGQRHLLKPGSPLRRLVGEGSGGPAGASSVILWGPPGTGKTTLAHVVSKATNKRFVELSAITAGVKEVRAVIDGARRAVGGFGKETVLFLDEIHRFSKAQQDSLLPAVENRWVTLIAATTENPYFSVISPLLSRSLLLTLEPLTDDDVRGLLRRGLTEERGLGGAVTLPDDAEAHLLRIAGGDARRALTALEAAAGAALAKSEQEISLSTVEETVDRAAVKYDRDGDQHYDVASALIKSIRGSDVDAALHYLARMIEAGEDPRFIARRLMISASEDIGLADPTALPTAVAAAQAVAMIGFPEAALTLSHATIALALAPKSNAATTAIGAALADVRGGLAGPVPPHLRDGHYKGAAKLGHAQGYVYPHDVPGAIAPQQYAPDAIHGKRYYEPTRYGAEARYADVVEKVRGRLRGDEG, encoded by the coding sequence GTGGAGCCCGATCTCTTTACCGCAGCCGCCGAAGAACGCCAGGAGAAGGACCCCTCGGCGAGTCCCCTGGCCGTCCGGATGCGCCCGCGCACCCTCGACGAGGTCGTCGGGCAGCGGCATCTGCTCAAGCCCGGTTCGCCGCTGCGCCGCCTGGTGGGCGAGGGCAGCGGCGGGCCCGCGGGGGCCTCGTCCGTGATCCTCTGGGGCCCGCCGGGCACGGGCAAGACGACCCTCGCCCATGTCGTGTCGAAGGCGACGAACAAGCGCTTCGTCGAGCTGTCCGCGATCACCGCGGGCGTCAAGGAGGTCCGGGCCGTCATCGACGGGGCCCGTCGCGCGGTCGGCGGCTTCGGTAAGGAGACCGTCCTCTTCCTGGACGAGATCCACCGCTTCAGCAAGGCCCAGCAGGACTCCCTGCTCCCGGCGGTCGAGAACCGGTGGGTGACGCTCATCGCCGCGACCACCGAGAATCCGTACTTCTCGGTGATCTCCCCGCTGCTCTCCCGCTCGCTCCTGCTCACCCTGGAGCCGCTCACCGACGACGACGTGCGCGGTCTGCTGCGGCGGGGGCTCACCGAGGAGCGCGGCCTCGGCGGTGCGGTGACCCTGCCGGACGACGCCGAGGCCCATCTGCTGCGGATCGCCGGAGGCGACGCCCGGCGCGCGCTGACCGCGCTCGAAGCGGCCGCGGGGGCCGCGCTGGCCAAGTCGGAGCAGGAGATCTCCCTCTCGACCGTCGAGGAGACGGTCGACCGCGCGGCGGTGAAGTACGACCGCGACGGCGACCAGCACTACGACGTGGCGAGCGCGCTCATCAAGTCCATCCGCGGCTCCGACGTGGACGCGGCGCTGCACTATCTGGCGCGGATGATCGAGGCGGGGGAGGACCCGAGGTTCATCGCCCGGCGTCTGATGATCTCGGCCAGCGAGGACATCGGCCTCGCCGACCCGACGGCCCTGCCGACGGCCGTCGCCGCCGCGCAGGCCGTGGCCATGATCGGCTTCCCCGAGGCCGCGCTGACCCTCAGCCACGCCACGATCGCGCTCGCCCTCGCCCCGAAGTCGAACGCGGCGACGACCGCGATAGGAGCCGCCCTCGCGGACGTCCGGGGTGGCCTGGCGGGTCCCGTGCCGCCCCATCTGCGCGACGGCCACTACAAGGGCGCGGCGAAGCTGGGCCACGCCCAGGGCTATGTCTATCCGCACGACGTGCCGGGCGCGATCGCCCCTCAGCAGTACGCGCCGGACGCGATCCACGGCAAGCGCTACTACGAGCCGACGCGCTACGGGGCGGAGGCGCGCTACGCGGACGTGGTCGAGAAGGTCCGCGGCCGCCTGCGCGGCGACGAGGGCTGA